The segment CTTGCTTGGAGCACCCCTAAAAAGATAGCTACACCTAATAAACCAACAACTCCACCAATAATGATTGCTCGCACGATTTGTTTTTTCATGACACGACTAACAATTTTCATTTATTTATCACCTCATCCTTCCACATAGCTATACCATTATGACCTTCATATGGTATCAGTATATGTAAAATAAGAAGTGTACATGCGGAGGTGTTATTGAAAACGATACTATCCTGCTACTGGATAGCTTTTTAATATAGGGACAAATTTTACTAGTTGAGAAACAAACTTATTGCTGTAACCTATGGCAATAATTCTACCCTTACTTAATTATTTTTACATCGTTCGTTTTTTTTAAGAAATACTATACGCAAATAAATGAAAACCAACATCCAAAAAATGAAATCTAGCAAAATAAATAGAAAGAAGTAGTGATTTTTATGAGTCGTAAAATTTTCACTATTTTTTAACCAGCTTTTTATTAGTATCAGTATGATTGCAACCTATACAATCTCAGACCGAAGAGATACCAGCTTCTGAAACTATAAGTGATGGGTATATTGAAACTTTTATAGATGGGTCTGGAAATACAACTAAAGATGAGATTATTTACAACCAATTATTCGATGTTAAAGAATCTGAATCTGAAGAAATTGTATATATTGAAAGCGATGTTGAAGAAACATATAACGTTAATGATTTTATTACCGTAGAATCAGGGGAAATTTCACTTTATAATACTACTCTCCCTAGACCTTATGCATTTATTGCATCAAAGTGTAATTGGACATTAAATCAATGTGGTACTTTATATGGAAAAAGTAAAGTAGATCAAATTAAAAAATTTATGTTTGACTTTAAAAAAGATGCTGCTATTTCTGTAGTTGCTGCTGCAATTACTATGGTATGGGGGGCGCCTATTGTTGCAGTAGGTGTATTATTGGCTTCTTTAGGTGTGGGGGTTGTCAATCCACTACTAACAGCTTCTTTAAATGGGTATTATGATTCTACACGTACACAATATTCTTATTATGTTGTGGTTAAACAAAAGGAAACTTTTAAACACAACCAAGAGAAGTATGTTGTCTATTACTATAACACAACAAATGGTAAACAGAGTACAAGAACTTCACAAAGTGCAAGTTGGATATCAGAGGATGCGGTATTAGATATAGGTATAGTTTCATATTAAAAGAATAAAACAAAAAAGTAGCTCTCAAATCGAGTCGCTACTTTTTCTCTATATATCCAAATGGTACTTTATATTAATCTTTTACTGCTTAAGAAAGGGTTAGATATTCTCTTTATCGAATTTCTTTAACCAACATCGCTATAGGATTGGGAGGATTATGTGTATTGCTAAAATTAAATGTAAAACAGCAATTATTGGCTACTTTTATTGTTCTTATAATATCTATCATTATCGCTATCACAACACCTTGGAATCAATATAAACTACTATTTATGGCTCCCGTTATAGTTTTTTCTGCATTTATTAGTATCTTCATCTCAAAAAAATTTTTTAAACAAGATGATAGGTATTAATCTATAAGAATAAAATATTTAGTACTCATCATAAACATCTTCAAGCCATAATAGCAACACTTCAGATTATGCACAGCCAAAAGAAGCGGCATAGCCAAAGACATATACAGATTTAGATGCATTGGATCAATAGGCATCGAACTAGACTTTAAAACCATTATTGACAATATTCAACCCCAAATTTTCGCAAAAAAAACACAGCCTCTACTCACAATAGGCGCTGTGTTTTTGCTTGTAAACTACTCTTAAGCATCCTCAATCAATAAACGATTACGCACCGCTGTTAATAAATACAATGAGCCTGCTACAATTGTGTGCTCTTTGTTGGTAGATTGCTGCTGTAAAAAGGAAACATAGTCTAGCAAAACTGCTTTCTTTGTCGCATTGGAAAGTGCCATCAATTGTTCGGCAGCCATTGCGCGAGAATTGTCAAAATCAACGAAATAAAAATGGTCGCTAACCTGCTCCAACAATCTTAAAATTTGTTGGACATCTTTATCTGCAAGTATACCAACAACAAAGGTTATGGCTTCATTTGGAAACTCATGCTGAATTGTTTCCACTAATTTCGCTACACTCGCTGGATTATGCGCACCATCTACAATAATAAAGGGTATAATTTCTTCAAAGCGTCCTAAAATAGCGGCATTTTTAATAGCTTGTCGAATAGCTGCTGAGCTCGGTGCTATATTTAAAGTAGCTGCCACTTCTAAAAATGCTGTAATTGCCAATGCCATATTATTTGCCTGATGTGTCCCCTTCATTGTACGTTGAAGGTTGGAAATTTCGTATAAATGCTTATTATTCCGATAGCATTCCCCATTACTCGTTTGCACGACAGAAAAGTGATATCCTAGCTCAAAAATAGCTGCCTTTTTTTGTATGGCTTCTTGTTCAACAACACGCTTTGCCTCTTCTGGCAATTCCCCAATTATAACTGGTCGTTGTTCTTTAATAATACCTGCTTTATGATGCGCTATACTTGCAAGCGTATCCCCTAAAAACTGTGTATGCTCTAAAGCAATGCTTGGAATAATGGAAACAATTGGTATCACAACATTGGTGCTATCCAATAAGCCTCCCATCCCCGCTTCAATAAGAGCAATATCAACATTACTATTGCTAAAGTGTAGAAATGCCGCAACTGTTAATAGCTCAAAATCTGTGAGCTTTCCACTAAGACCAGCGCGTTGCATTTGCTGAAAAACCTTATCCATCGCAGCCTGTGAAATCGCTTGCCCATCTACTTGAATTTGGTCATGCACATCGACAATGCACGGTGACATAAATTTACCGACACATAAGCCATGCTCCTTTGCAATTGCTTCAAGAAATGTTAATGTTGACCCTTTTCCGTTTGTACCCGCTAGATGAACGGTTGGCACTAGCTGCTCTGGATTGCCTACTAAGGATAGCGCCTCTTTCATTGCTGTAAGGCCGGGCTTAATCACATCATCGCTGTGAACATGCCAATGCTCTTTATAATAATTTAATTTAGGAATCATTCCTTTACCTCCTGTAGCCACTGACGAACTTCAGCGATAAAGTAAAGAGAACCTGTAATCACAATTATGTCAGTAGGCTGCCTTTTGCGTAATAACATGCTAATCGTGGCTTGCCAATTTTCATTATCGCTTTTCTTCGCATTCGTCGACAGCTGTGCTAAGCTTTTGGCAGACATAGCATTTGGTAAACCAATTTGTGTAAAAGCAATGGAGGCAGCAACGGCATCCATTAATGCAATACTAGTTGCATGATCTTTATCTGCTAATGCTGCATAGACAAAGTGATAGTGATAGTTTGGATATACCTCTTTCAACGTTTGAATAAGTGCAGTCGTTCCCTCTGAATTATGTGCACCATCTAGTACAATATAGTCTTGCCATTGTTCAAAGCGCCCTGCCCACTGTGCACCTTGCAATGCTTGGCGAATAGCTTGGTCAGTAACCGTAATCGCATTCTTTTCACGCAATGTAAGCATTGCTGTAATCGCAAGGCTTGCATTATCAATCTGATGTGAGCCAGCCATTTTTAATGCGATATCCGTCATTAACTTATTGCCCATTTGATAAGTAAAGCGCTGACCATCTACCCCTTGCAAGCTCGTAGTCACTGTAAAGTCTTGCCCTAAAACAAAGCATGGAGCCTGCTGTTGCATAGCCGTTTCTGTTATGACCGCTAATGCTTCCTGATTGTGAACGCCTACAATAACAGGAATGCCTTCTTTAATAATGCCAGCTTTTTCAGCAGCGACCTTTGCAAATGTATCTCCTAAAAACGCTGTATGCTCCAGTGAAATTGTTGTAATAATAGCAAGAAGCGGTGTGACAACATTTGTTGCATCAAGGCGTCCACCAAGTCCTGCTTCAATCAATGCGATATCAATACCTTCGTCTGCAAAGTATTGGAACATAATAAGTGTAACAACCTCAAAAAAGCTTGGAAAATCACCATTATAGTGTTGCTCTATGATTTGTGCGAGCTTATTAAAATAAGCTAAAAAATGCTGATCTGAAATGGGCTTACCATTAATCGTTATCCGTTCATTTACACGTTCTAGATGTGGCGATGTAAATGCGCCTACTTTGTAATTGGCATGTTGTAGCATTTCTCTTAATGCGTTTACCGTTGAGCCCTTTCCGTTAGAGCCAGCTACATGAATAATGCGTAGCTTGTTGTGAGGGTTATCTAAAAGCGCTAGCACCTCTCGCATAAGGACAAGCGGTGCACGTTTATGGTCAACTGCTTTTAATGAAAAAATAAATTTAGTACATTCATCCATTGTATTAAACAACAAAAACACTTCCTTTTCATGCAATATCTCTATTTTAGTACAAGTAACGTTGAATAACAGCGATTTCAATAGAAAAAACACACAGATAGGTGTGAACCTTTCTGTGTGTTTAACTATTTTTGTTTAATTCATTAGCTGGCGCGTTCCCAATAAAGCACCCATATTATCTAAAATAATTTTGGCGTCATTATTTAAAAGTGGCAATACATCTGAACGTTGCACTAATTCAAAGGAATTTTTTAATGTTCTTTTAAGCATAGAAATATCAAAGTTCGAACAATATTCATTAATTTTATGAATGGTTAATAAATCCGTACGTGATAATTTCGTTTCTTCTTTTTGCTCGCTATTGCTTGCTAGTATATGTTTGATCAATACACGACCACTCGTATTCAATAATCGGTAATACTTTGCTTCTGATAATTTTAAAAGATTTGTTTCGATTAGTACCCTTGCACTAACAAAATCAAGATCGTCACAAGCTCTATTCACCTTTGTAATAATTGTTGCAATATTCCCTGTCATCTACAATACCTCCATTTAATGGGATATTTACTATTTTCGCCAACAAAACATTAGTCTTTGCTTCCTAATTTATATAAAACGACACTCATCTATACTACTAATTATCCTTGATTTTACTATATACTTTTACCTAACACAACATATATCTTTCGTTGCATAAAATAAAAAAAGATGGATGACTTTATTGCCATCCACCGATTTTTTTACATATTTTTCAGTTCCTCTAAGCGTTTCAAGACAACGGCATGCTTGCTCTCATAATCTGCTAATTTTTCACGCTCTGCGTTTACTAATGCTTCAGGTGCTTTAGCAACAAATTTCTCATTAGATAGCTTACCTGTTACAAGTTTTACTTCTTTTGCCCATTTCTCTAGCTCTTTTTCAAGACGAGCAATTTCTTCCTCTAGGTTAATAAGCCCAACAAGCGGTAAGAAAACTTGTGCGCCTGTAACAACTGCTGTCATTGATTGACCTGGAGCCTCTAAGTTCTCACCAATTGTTAATGTTTCAGGGTTACAGAATTTTTCTAAATAGGCTTTATTTGTTTCAAGCACTGCCACTGTTGTAGCATCTTTTGCTGAAATAAACAATGGTACTTTTTTGCTCATTGGTGTATTCACTTCCGCACGAATATTACGTACCGAACGTATAATATCCATTAGAAGCTTCATATTATCTGCTTCTTCAGCAAAATGAAGGTCTGTGCGTACTGTTGGCCATGCAGCTACTGTAATTGATTCACCATCGTGTGGTAAGTGCTGCCAGATTTCTTCTGTAATGAAAGGCATAAATGGATGTAATAGACGCATTGTTTGATCAAGTACGTAAGCTAAAATAGAACGCGTTGTCTTTTTCGCTGCTTCATCCTCACCATATAGCGGTAATTTTGCCATTTCAATATACCAAGAACAGAAATCATCCCAAATGAAATTGTAAAGCTCACGACCTACTTCACCAAATTCATAACGCTCTGCAAGTGATGTTACGCGTTCAATTGTTTCGTTTAAACGTGTTAAAATCCATTTGTCAGCGACTGATTTTTCACCTGTTAGGTCAATGTCATCATATGTCATACCGTCCATATTCATTAGCGCAAAACGTGATGCATTCCAAATCTTATTGGCAAAATTCCATATGGACTCTACCTTTTCTGTTGTATAACGTAAATCTTGACCTGGAGAAGAGCCTGTTGCTAGGAAATAACGCAATGAGTCTGCACCATATTGTTCAATAACATCCATTGGATCGACACCATTGCCAAGTGATTTACTCATTTTACGTCCTTCACCATCACGTACTAAACCGTGAATTAACACATCTTTAAATGGTCGTTGTCCTGTAAATTCAATGCCTTGGAAAATCATACGCGATACCCAGAAGAAAATAATATCATAGCCAGTTACGAGCGTATTTGTCGGGTAGTAGCGTTTGTATTCTGCATTTGCTTCATCTGGCCAGCCCATTGTAGAAAATGGCCATAGCGCAGAGGAGAACCATGTATCCAGTACATCTTCATCTTGTGTCCAATTTTCGCTGTCTGCTGGTGCTTCTTTGCCAACGTAAATTTCACCTGTTTCATTATGATACCAAGCTGGAATTTGATGGCCCCACCATAATTGGCGAGAGATACACCAGTCGCGAATATTTTCCATCCAGCGAGAATATGTGTTTTCAAAACGAGCTGGTACAAAGTTTACTTTCCCTGCTTCATTCTTTTGTAATTCTAGTGAAGCATCTGCAAGTGGCTGCATTTTTACAAACCATTGTGCTGATAAATATGGCTCTACAACAGCACCTGAACGCTCTGAATGACCAACAGAGTGCATATGCTCTTCAATTTTAAATAACACGCCAGCCTCTTGTAAATCAGCTACGATTTGCTTACGACATTCAAAACGATCCATACCTTGATATTTACCAGCTAGCTCATTCATTGTGCCATCTTCATTCATCACAAGAATGCGCTCTAAATTATGACGATTCCCTACTTCAAAGTCGTTCGGGTCATGCGCTGGTGTCATTTTTACAACACCTGTACCAAAATCTTTATCTACGTAGTCATCGGCTACAATTGGAATTTCACGTCCTACAATTGGTAAAATAACAGTTTTGCCAATTAAATGTTGGTAGCGCTCATCATCTGGGTGCACAGCTACGCCTGAGTCACCAAGCATTGTTTCTGGACGTGTTGTCGCAACTTCCACATGACCTGAACCATCAGCTAGTGGATATTTCATATGATAAAATGCACCTTGCACATCCTGATAAATTACTTCAATATCAGATAATGCTGTTTTCGCCGCAGGATCCCAGTTAATAATACGTTCACCACGATAAATTAAGCCTTTTTCATATAATTGTACAAAAACAGTTTTAACAGCATCTGATAGCCCTTTATCAAGGGTAAAGCGTTCACGTGTATAATCTAAGCCAAGACCAAGCTTTGCCCATTGATCACGAATATGTCCAGCATATTCTTCTTTCCATTCCCATGTTTTTTCGAGGAATTTTTCACGTCCTAAATCATAACGTGTAATATTATCCTCACGTAGCTTGGCTTCTACTTTTGCTTGTGTTGCTATACCTGCATGGTCCATCCCTGGTAACCATAGTGCATCGTATCCTTGCATACGCTTCATGCGGATAATGATATCTTGTAAGGTTGTATCCCAAGCATGACCCAGATGTAGTTTACCTGTTACATTTGGTGGTGGAATAACGATGGAATAAGGCTTTTTGCCACTTTCAGGCTGTGCCTCAAAAAATTTACCTTGTAGCCACCATTCATAGCGTCCAGCCTCAATGGACTGTGGGTCATACTTCGTTGGCATTGAAATGTTTTCTGTCATCTTGACTCCTCCTATTGTTTGAAAACTATTGGTAAAGAAATGCTGTTCATTTTTTACCCAATAAAAAAACTCCTGTCGTCTAAAAGGACGAAGGAGTTTTAGTTCGCGGTACCACCTTTAATTCCAGCAGTGGTTAAGAATTTTTCTTAGCCTACCCTACTGGCTCTTAATTCGGTAACGGTGTTTAACCGGCTTTAACTACTATTAGTTCACTAAAGCTGCTCAAGGGCTACCTTCAATTTCGTACAAATGGAAATTTCCCAGCTACCATTTCCTCTCTTAAAATGTACAACAAATTTACTCTTCCCTATCATTGCATCCATATTGAATTTTCCTTATTGTACCGCAAAATCGTGTTGTCTTTCAAGTGATTTCATTGTTTTTAGGAACTGTGAAAAGGAAGTGAATCATTAAATGCGTCGACGTAAATATAACCCTTGGCTTTTACCACCATGGCTACGACAAATTCGTTTCTATTGTCGAACGATTATCGTACCGCTTTGTGCTTTTCAATTTATCCGTGTTATTATTGTGCCAACATCTGGCGATCTTATTTTTTTACTAGTTTTGCTGCTGCTTTGCTACTTACTTTTGAAAGATATCATTTGAAACACGGACTTTTAGCGGTGTATATTCCTCCGTTAAATCCCAAATCATTGAAGGTACTTCATGCCAAGAGCTCGACTCACGTACAACAATATGGCTTGAGGATTCTCTCAGCGTCACTTTTTGATCTGTTGTTGTCGTTATCTCTTGGTGTGAAGCTGCTACAGCAGTATGCTGCTTTACTGGCACACTTTCTGCTACAATGGCAACTGACTGTTCTTCCTCCGCAACGCTTACAGGCACTTTTTCTACAATAGGTTCTAGTTCATTAAAGACACTTGTTACTGTCCACTCCAGTTGACACATTTGGTTTGTTAAACTAGGGCGAATATCTTTAATCATTAAATCTTTTACATCTGATTCTTTTGGCAAATCGATATGCAAAGGTACGGCATATTCAAAATAGCCCGTATCCCCTTGAATATCAAGCGCATCAATAGCGATAATATCCTCTTGCTCCATATAAGCCTGCATATCCTGAAAATCAAAGCGTACATGTGCAGTAATATGGTAAATACCCATCAGTCGAAGCGAGTCCTCTAATTGCATTGTCTGCCACTGTGGTTTAATTTGCACAGCTGCTATTTCTGTTGGGCAACCATAGCCAGGAAAACAAAATGTTTCACACATCTTCCAAGTTTTGTGTTCGATAATAATCCCTCCCCTTGCATCATATGACTATGCAAAGGATAGTATGCGAGAAGGCTCACAAAGAAATGGCATGCTAGAATTGCTCTCTAGCATGCCATTTTTACTGTTACGTATGTTGATTAAACATTCACTAATTTAATTTTATTTGCTACACGATCTGTTAGCATTTGTGTAGCTTTTGGTACGATAGGTTTGAAAATTGGGTTTAAAACAGGACCCGCTAATCCGCCTGCTGTTACTTCTAAAAAGCCTGTCATTTTTGTGTTTTCAGCATCTAAGCTTTCTGCAAGGAAATAACCATTTCCTGAAAAGTTATCAGAAATACCTTTCAATTCAAAAGTTACTTTTGTTGGCGCTACCCATTCTAAAATCGTAATCTCTACCTCTACTGTTTTTTTCAAAACACCAACATTGCCTTTAAAAGTCCATGTAGAGTGCTTATCATCAATCATTTTATGTGCGTTATAGCCTGGGACAAGCTTTGCCCATTTTTCCATATCGCTAACGAAATCCCATACATGTTCAATTCCTACAGGTACTTCGACCGTATGTGTGCCTGTTGCCATATCATTTCACTACTTTCTATTATGAATAGCTTTATTATAAACGATTTTGCCCGTAATTTGACTATGCTGAAAGATATAATTTTGACAAAAAACAGTCCTTTTTCCAATCCGCAGAAGCTCCCCTTTAGAAAAGAGTCTGCACAATTTTTGTTACCCTCCTCTTTATGGAAGTCCTTTTGTCATTATCTCCTACGAATAAACCATCATTAATTAAGAATTAACGTTATTAAATTTGCACTAAATAACTATACTTTCTTCCTATTTAAAATGCTTAATCAAATTAAGAGAAAAATTCGAAAATTTTAAAATTATTCTTGATAAAAACAGAGTAAACCAGTATACTTTGTTTCATAATAAACTTTAGTGAAATAGTTGGTTTTAAAAGGAGATAATAAAATGCCCTCACATGTAATTGATATGATAATGTTGAAAAACAACTTCGGTACAGAGGAAATGCGCAATGTTTGGTCTGATGAAAATAGATTACAAAAGCATCTAGCTGTAGAAATTGCTTTAGCACAGGCAGAAGGTGAGCTTGGTGTTATTCCCCAAGAAGCAGCTGAGGAAATTGTCAAACAAGCAAGTCAAGCACATTTCGATCTCGAACAGCTTGCTGCAAATATGGCGAAGCTCAAACACTCACTAATGCCAACCATTAAGGCTATTCAAGAAATTAGTGGCGAGCATGGCGAATTTGTTCATTATGGTGCTACAACACAAGATATTGTGGATACAGGCACTATCCTACAACTTAAAGAAGCACATCAAATTATTCGACGTGATGTATTGAAGGTAGCAGATGCCCTAGCCGTACTTGCTAAAGAACATAAGCTTACATTAATCGCAGGTCGTTCACATGGCATGCAAGGCTTGCCAACAACATTCGGCTTTAAAATGGCTGTCGTATTAAGCGAAATATTACGTCATATTGAGCGTCTACAACAAATCGAGGAGCGCGCTTTTGCTGGTAATATTAGCGGTGGTGTTGGTACATATGCATCATTTGGAGAGCAGGGCATTGCTATTGAGCAGCGTGCTATGGAAATTTTAGCACTTCAAGCACCTGAAATTTGCTGGCACTCCTCACGTGATCGCTTAGCAGAATACGCAAGTGTACTTGGCTTTATTAGTGGGACGCTTGGCAAATTAGCCAATGAATTTTATAACTTAATGCGCACAGAGATTGATGAGGTGGAGGAACCTTTCTCCAAAGGAAATGTCGGCTCATCCACAATGCCACATAAACGTAATCCAGCGATGTTTGAGGGCATTGCAAGCTTAACTCGCCCTATTTTACAAAATGTATCGCTGATGCAGCATTCCTTAATTGTTGAACATGAGCGTGATGCCATGTCATGGCGTGCAGAATGGATTGCTTTACCTGAAATCACGATTTACTTATCATCTCAGCTAGCTACTACCATTGCCGCATTACAAGGCTTAGTCGTGAAGCCACAAAATATGTTGAAAAACTTAGACAAATTAGGTGGTTTACTATTATCTGAAAAGATAATGTTTGAGCTTTCTAGCCAATTTGGGAAGCAAACTGCCCACCATATTCTCTATGAAATTTCAATGACAGCACTTGAAAACAATGTGCCATTTAAAGAGCTTTTAGCACAAGATGAACGCATTACAGCTAGTTTCACAGAAGAACAATTAACAAATATTTTCGACTATGCCTCTTATGTTGGGCTTGCACCAGCAAAAGTAGAGGAAGTTTTAGCGCATTACAAACAGGTGAAAGAGGAGGCTTGCTTATGACCTATACATATCGTGCAGCAACACTCGATGATGCAGAAATATTGCGCAATTTACTGCATGCTTCCTATGCAGAAAATTTACAATACGGCGTACATTTTGATGCAACAACCGTTACATTACAGCAGGTACAAGCGCATTTAATCTATAATCTTTGCTATTTTTTAGAGGATGATGGTGTTGTGCTATCCACTGTATCGCTCCGTATGCCATGGGGACCAAATCCCGGTCCCTGCCCTGTTCCACATATTGGCTGGTTTGCTAGCCTCCCCAATAGCGGAAAAAAAGGCATTGGCTCTGCTCTGTTGGAATGGCTAGAAACAACCATATTGAAAGAGCAGTTGAAAGTACCCTATGTAACACTAGGTACAGCAGACTCTCATCCATGGCTTGGCACAATGTATGAGAAAAAGGGCTATGTA is part of the Lysinibacillus sp. FSL K6-0232 genome and harbors:
- a CDS encoding bifunctional folylpolyglutamate synthase/dihydrofolate synthase; this translates as MIPKLNYYKEHWHVHSDDVIKPGLTAMKEALSLVGNPEQLVPTVHLAGTNGKGSTLTFLEAIAKEHGLCVGKFMSPCIVDVHDQIQVDGQAISQAAMDKVFQQMQRAGLSGKLTDFELLTVAAFLHFSNSNVDIALIEAGMGGLLDSTNVVIPIVSIIPSIALEHTQFLGDTLASIAHHKAGIIKEQRPVIIGELPEEAKRVVEQEAIQKKAAIFELGYHFSVVQTSNGECYRNNKHLYEISNLQRTMKGTHQANNMALAITAFLEVAATLNIAPSSAAIRQAIKNAAILGRFEEIIPFIIVDGAHNPASVAKLVETIQHEFPNEAITFVVGILADKDVQQILRLLEQVSDHFYFVDFDNSRAMAAEQLMALSNATKKAVLLDYVSFLQQQSTNKEHTIVAGSLYLLTAVRNRLLIEDA
- the purB gene encoding adenylosuccinate lyase, with protein sequence MPSHVIDMIMLKNNFGTEEMRNVWSDENRLQKHLAVEIALAQAEGELGVIPQEAAEEIVKQASQAHFDLEQLAANMAKLKHSLMPTIKAIQEISGEHGEFVHYGATTQDIVDTGTILQLKEAHQIIRRDVLKVADALAVLAKEHKLTLIAGRSHGMQGLPTTFGFKMAVVLSEILRHIERLQQIEERAFAGNISGGVGTYASFGEQGIAIEQRAMEILALQAPEICWHSSRDRLAEYASVLGFISGTLGKLANEFYNLMRTEIDEVEEPFSKGNVGSSTMPHKRNPAMFEGIASLTRPILQNVSLMQHSLIVEHERDAMSWRAEWIALPEITIYLSSQLATTIAALQGLVVKPQNMLKNLDKLGGLLLSEKIMFELSSQFGKQTAHHILYEISMTALENNVPFKELLAQDERITASFTEEQLTNIFDYASYVGLAPAKVEEVLAHYKQVKEEACL
- a CDS encoding GNAT family N-acetyltransferase, with the translated sequence MTYTYRAATLDDAEILRNLLHASYAENLQYGVHFDATTVTLQQVQAHLIYNLCYFLEDDGVVLSTVSLRMPWGPNPGPCPVPHIGWFASLPNSGKKGIGSALLEWLETTILKEQLKVPYVTLGTADSHPWLGTMYEKKGYVKFGQKDLGKGHLTNYYKKNILEA
- a CDS encoding valyl-tRNA synthetase, translated to MCETFCFPGYGCPTEIAAVQIKPQWQTMQLEDSLRLMGIYHITAHVRFDFQDMQAYMEQEDIIAIDALDIQGDTGYFEYAVPLHIDLPKESDVKDLMIKDIRPSLTNQMCQLEWTVTSVFNELEPIVEKVPVSVAEEEQSVAIVAESVPVKQHTAVAASHQEITTTTDQKVTLRESSSHIVVRESSSWHEVPSMIWDLTEEYTPLKVRVSNDIFQK
- a CDS encoding CoxG family protein, with translation MATGTHTVEVPVGIEHVWDFVSDMEKWAKLVPGYNAHKMIDDKHSTWTFKGNVGVLKKTVEVEITILEWVAPTKVTFELKGISDNFSGNGYFLAESLDAENTKMTGFLEVTAGGLAGPVLNPIFKPIVPKATQMLTDRVANKIKLVNV
- a CDS encoding bifunctional folylpolyglutamate synthase/dihydrofolate synthase — protein: MDECTKFIFSLKAVDHKRAPLVLMREVLALLDNPHNKLRIIHVAGSNGKGSTVNALREMLQHANYKVGAFTSPHLERVNERITINGKPISDQHFLAYFNKLAQIIEQHYNGDFPSFFEVVTLIMFQYFADEGIDIALIEAGLGGRLDATNVVTPLLAIITTISLEHTAFLGDTFAKVAAEKAGIIKEGIPVIVGVHNQEALAVITETAMQQQAPCFVLGQDFTVTTSLQGVDGQRFTYQMGNKLMTDIALKMAGSHQIDNASLAITAMLTLREKNAITVTDQAIRQALQGAQWAGRFEQWQDYIVLDGAHNSEGTTALIQTLKEVYPNYHYHFVYAALADKDHATSIALMDAVAASIAFTQIGLPNAMSAKSLAQLSTNAKKSDNENWQATISMLLRKRQPTDIIVITGSLYFIAEVRQWLQEVKE
- a CDS encoding valine--tRNA ligase, with the protein product MTENISMPTKYDPQSIEAGRYEWWLQGKFFEAQPESGKKPYSIVIPPPNVTGKLHLGHAWDTTLQDIIIRMKRMQGYDALWLPGMDHAGIATQAKVEAKLREDNITRYDLGREKFLEKTWEWKEEYAGHIRDQWAKLGLGLDYTRERFTLDKGLSDAVKTVFVQLYEKGLIYRGERIINWDPAAKTALSDIEVIYQDVQGAFYHMKYPLADGSGHVEVATTRPETMLGDSGVAVHPDDERYQHLIGKTVILPIVGREIPIVADDYVDKDFGTGVVKMTPAHDPNDFEVGNRHNLERILVMNEDGTMNELAGKYQGMDRFECRKQIVADLQEAGVLFKIEEHMHSVGHSERSGAVVEPYLSAQWFVKMQPLADASLELQKNEAGKVNFVPARFENTYSRWMENIRDWCISRQLWWGHQIPAWYHNETGEIYVGKEAPADSENWTQDEDVLDTWFSSALWPFSTMGWPDEANAEYKRYYPTNTLVTGYDIIFFWVSRMIFQGIEFTGQRPFKDVLIHGLVRDGEGRKMSKSLGNGVDPMDVIEQYGADSLRYFLATGSSPGQDLRYTTEKVESIWNFANKIWNASRFALMNMDGMTYDDIDLTGEKSVADKWILTRLNETIERVTSLAERYEFGEVGRELYNFIWDDFCSWYIEMAKLPLYGEDEAAKKTTRSILAYVLDQTMRLLHPFMPFITEEIWQHLPHDGESITVAAWPTVRTDLHFAEEADNMKLLMDIIRSVRNIRAEVNTPMSKKVPLFISAKDATTVAVLETNKAYLEKFCNPETLTIGENLEAPGQSMTAVVTGAQVFLPLVGLINLEEEIARLEKELEKWAKEVKLVTGKLSNEKFVAKAPEALVNAEREKLADYESKHAVVLKRLEELKNM